The Candidatus Hydrogenedentota bacterium genome includes a window with the following:
- a CDS encoding PQQ-binding-like beta-propeller repeat protein, giving the protein MNAFTFFGRVLAPALLLAIPLCSFAADQPQWGERHSRNMVSAETGMPTTFDPETGKNIKWSVALGNAYGPPTIGNGRVLIGTNNAAARDPRQTDDRGVLLCLNEADGALLWQLVVPRLSDDQYKDWPMIGMSSPPTIEGDRVYTITNRFEVVCLDLKGQADGNDGPYQDEGRHMVAEGEAPLEVTPLDADILWMVDMQMDPAIGMYPHDSAYGSILLDGDLLYVNSGNGVDNTHAVIRKPDAPSLIAFDKHTGRLVAKDGEKMGPNTIHGTWSSPSLGEVNGARRLFFGGGNGICYAFEALAPADPESTFTCVWRFDGDPEGPKEKVHDYLNNREVSPSNIKGMPVFHENRVYFTVGGDIWWGKEKSWLKCIDATGTGDITGTGLIWAYPMNHHSCSSPAIADGLVYITDCAGLLHCVDLATGQGVWTHELRKEIWGSALVADGKVYVGSLGGDFCILKAGREKELLATIKLGAPMGATPVAANGVLYVNSLSNLFAVAEPATP; this is encoded by the coding sequence ATGAACGCTTTCACGTTTTTCGGTCGAGTTCTTGCTCCGGCACTTCTACTCGCAATTCCCTTATGCTCCTTCGCGGCGGACCAGCCCCAGTGGGGCGAGCGCCATTCGCGCAACATGGTCTCGGCGGAAACTGGTATGCCGACGACTTTTGACCCCGAAACGGGCAAAAACATCAAGTGGTCGGTGGCCCTCGGCAATGCGTATGGCCCGCCGACGATTGGGAACGGCCGGGTACTGATTGGGACCAACAACGCCGCCGCGCGGGATCCGCGCCAGACGGATGATCGGGGCGTTCTGCTGTGCCTCAATGAAGCGGATGGCGCGCTGCTCTGGCAACTGGTCGTGCCGCGCCTGTCGGATGACCAGTACAAGGACTGGCCGATGATTGGGATGTCTTCGCCGCCGACCATCGAGGGGGATCGTGTCTACACCATCACCAATCGCTTTGAGGTGGTCTGTCTTGACCTGAAGGGGCAGGCGGACGGCAACGACGGCCCCTATCAGGACGAAGGCCGTCACATGGTGGCCGAGGGCGAGGCGCCCTTGGAAGTCACCCCCCTGGACGCCGACATCCTGTGGATGGTGGATATGCAGATGGATCCCGCCATTGGCATGTATCCTCATGACTCCGCCTATGGCTCTATCCTGCTGGACGGGGACCTTCTCTACGTAAACTCGGGGAACGGCGTGGATAATACCCACGCGGTCATTCGCAAGCCCGACGCACCGAGCCTGATCGCCTTCGACAAGCACACCGGCCGCCTCGTCGCGAAGGATGGTGAAAAGATGGGGCCAAACACGATCCACGGGACCTGGTCTTCTCCCTCGCTGGGCGAGGTCAACGGAGCGCGGCGACTCTTCTTTGGCGGTGGCAACGGGATCTGCTATGCCTTTGAGGCGCTGGCCCCGGCCGATCCGGAATCCACATTCACGTGCGTATGGCGTTTCGATGGGGATCCGGAAGGCCCGAAGGAAAAGGTCCACGACTATCTCAACAACCGGGAGGTGAGTCCGAGCAACATCAAGGGCATGCCGGTCTTTCACGAGAATCGGGTCTACTTCACCGTGGGCGGCGACATCTGGTGGGGCAAGGAAAAGTCCTGGTTGAAGTGCATCGACGCCACGGGCACCGGCGATATCACGGGGACGGGCCTGATCTGGGCTTATCCCATGAATCACCACAGTTGCTCCAGCCCGGCGATCGCGGATGGCCTGGTGTACATCACCGACTGCGCGGGTCTGCTCCACTGCGTGGATCTGGCCACGGGGCAGGGCGTGTGGACGCATGAACTGCGGAAAGAGATCTGGGGATCCGCGCTGGTGGCGGACGGCAAGGTTTATGTGGGGTCGCTGGGGGGCGATTTCTGTATCCTGAAGGCGGGACGCGAAAAGGAATTGCTCGCGACGATCAAACTCGGGGCACCGATGGGGGCCACGCCCGTGGCGGCGAATGGGGTGCTTTACGTGAATTCGCTGAGCAACTTATTCGCGGTTGCGGAGCCCGCCACGCCGTAA
- a CDS encoding DUF1501 domain-containing protein codes for MHPERTVNDFILSRRDFLRRTGMGFGALGLATLAGPGATPAAAGASTPRPHFAPRAKRVVHIFLNGGMSHVDTFDPKPLLAKYDGTKLPMEDIMTERPTGGAYASEFTFQQYGQSGIPVSNLFPNLAKCVDDLCVIRSMHTDNPVHGPSLLMMNCGDGRLPRPSVGSWVTYGLGTENENLPGFISMCPGGYPTAEAQNWQSGFLPGNFQGNYIDSKHTDVEKLVENIKNHFATSRGQRRQLDLLSELNEMHRGTRAQDAAIEARIQSFELAYRMQIDATDAFDLSQEPEYLRTLYGNTEQSRQLLITRRLLERGVRFVQLFHGPGQPWDSHDDIVVAHKRLAGQCDQGMAAFLMDLKQRGMLEDTLVLCVGEFGRTPTVEVQQEGINVGKPKGRDHNHYGFTAWMAGGGVKGGYIHGATDEFGFKAVEKPVHVHDLHATLLHLMGFDHEALTYRYAGRDFRLTDVHGNVVHDIIA; via the coding sequence ATGCATCCGGAACGAACCGTGAACGACTTCATACTGAGCCGCCGGGATTTCCTGCGGCGGACCGGCATGGGCTTTGGCGCGCTGGGTCTGGCCACGCTGGCGGGGCCGGGCGCGACGCCTGCGGCGGCGGGCGCCTCTACGCCGAGGCCGCACTTCGCGCCAAGGGCCAAGCGGGTTGTTCATATCTTCCTGAACGGCGGCATGTCCCACGTGGACACCTTCGACCCGAAACCCCTGCTGGCGAAGTACGACGGCACGAAGTTGCCGATGGAAGATATCATGACGGAGCGCCCCACGGGCGGCGCGTACGCTTCGGAGTTCACCTTCCAGCAATATGGCCAGAGCGGGATCCCGGTGAGCAATCTTTTTCCGAATCTGGCGAAGTGTGTGGACGACCTGTGCGTCATACGGTCCATGCACACGGACAATCCCGTCCACGGGCCTTCGCTCCTGATGATGAACTGTGGTGATGGGCGTCTCCCCCGCCCCAGTGTGGGCTCTTGGGTGACCTATGGTCTGGGCACGGAAAACGAGAACCTGCCGGGTTTCATTTCCATGTGCCCCGGGGGCTACCCCACGGCCGAGGCCCAGAACTGGCAATCCGGCTTTTTACCCGGCAATTTTCAGGGCAACTACATCGACTCCAAACACACCGATGTTGAGAAGCTTGTCGAGAACATCAAGAACCACTTCGCCACCTCGCGCGGGCAACGGCGGCAGCTCGATCTGCTGAGCGAACTGAACGAAATGCACCGCGGCACGCGGGCGCAGGACGCCGCCATCGAAGCGCGCATCCAGTCTTTCGAACTGGCCTATCGCATGCAGATCGACGCGACGGACGCCTTTGACTTGAGCCAGGAGCCGGAGTACCTCCGCACGCTGTATGGAAACACGGAACAGTCCCGCCAGTTACTCATTACGCGGCGCCTGCTTGAACGGGGCGTCCGCTTCGTGCAGCTTTTTCACGGCCCCGGTCAGCCCTGGGACAGCCACGACGACATCGTGGTGGCCCACAAGCGCCTGGCGGGCCAGTGCGATCAGGGCATGGCTGCCTTTCTGATGGACTTGAAGCAGCGGGGCATGCTCGAAGACACGCTGGTGCTTTGCGTGGGTGAATTCGGTCGCACGCCCACGGTGGAAGTGCAGCAGGAAGGCATCAACGTTGGCAAACCCAAGGGCCGGGATCACAACCACTATGGTTTCACCGCGTGGATGGCGGGCGGCGGTGTAAAGGGTGGCTATATCCACGGGGCTACGGACGAATTCGGCTTCAAGGCCGTGGAGAAGCCTGTGCACGTCCATGACCTGCACGCCACGCTGTTGCACCTGATGGGCTTTGACCATGAAGCCCTGACTTATCGCTATGCGGGCCGGGATTTCCGGCTCACCGATGTTCACGGCAACGTGGTGCATGACATTATCGCGTAG
- a CDS encoding GNAT family N-acetyltransferase, producing the protein METTDSKATDLTSVVVRPLLPGDEATLKEFNAALSEESRGRFLPHAYDDATLTRMIARATQGIDRAFLAMAGDCPVGYCFLWDIADSVPVLGIGLTDAWQGRGLGRRLMAHLIDEARAAGCAGIELTTVPQNERAFALYRKVGFLYVGDTDNIAGDGRVVRERVMFLSLEPGAQPPQRSFGPPG; encoded by the coding sequence ATGGAAACAACCGACTCAAAAGCAACTGATCTCACCAGCGTGGTAGTCCGTCCCCTCCTCCCGGGAGACGAGGCCACGTTAAAGGAATTCAATGCCGCCCTCTCAGAAGAGTCCCGGGGACGTTTCCTGCCCCATGCCTATGACGACGCAACATTGACCCGAATGATCGCCCGGGCGACGCAGGGTATCGATCGGGCCTTTCTGGCGATGGCGGGTGACTGCCCCGTCGGCTACTGCTTCCTGTGGGATATCGCGGATTCCGTACCCGTTCTGGGCATTGGACTGACCGATGCCTGGCAGGGGCGGGGGCTCGGCAGGCGTCTCATGGCGCACCTGATCGATGAAGCCAGGGCGGCGGGTTGCGCGGGTATCGAACTGACGACCGTCCCCCAAAACGAACGGGCCTTCGCGCTCTACCGGAAAGTTGGCTTCTTGTACGTCGGCGACACCGACAACATTGCGGGCGATGGCCGCGTGGTCCGGGAGCGGGTGATGTTTCTTTCCCTTGAACCCGGCGCACAACCCCCACAACGGAGTTTCGGGCCCCCTGGCTGA